The Carassius gibelio isolate Cgi1373 ecotype wild population from Czech Republic chromosome A24, carGib1.2-hapl.c, whole genome shotgun sequence genome window below encodes:
- the LOC127946199 gene encoding OTU domain-containing protein 1-like encodes MHLYSSALTHYPGSSRKVSVTLTSVANNVTATSSSSLEVVGNAVNGSATDAHTEYLSRGEQTDANMPAFSCYEATSMRPVFYTSTAEIIITRPDGVERSVPVHIVKEPRTNRRHLETRYNRVSYAVNGDDHKHSDSVLDLDSDSRRDVLGDDQDEISDKDSIHYDGFFGNDRYRVCDRRLEPCLQSDATPSRTLGTVQNPSSDSYEGLKDPERQESVEDDNPVFELHILQEPTATPNKSNVDNKVTRYLAEVEKQNKYLHERQKYRFHIIPDGNCLYRAVSKAAYGDQSMHKELREQTMHHIADHLEEFNPIIEGDVGEFLINAAQDGAWAGYPELLAMSQMLNVNIYLTTGGSVESPTVSTMVHYLGEEDLSKPAVWLSWLSNGHYDVLLDSIQPNPEYDDWCRHTQVQRKRDEELAKSMAASLSKMYIEQNGLH; translated from the coding sequence ATGCACTTGTACAGCAGCGCGTTAACACACTACCCCGGCTCCTCTCGAAAAGTTTCCGTGACTCTCACCAGTGTCGCCAATAACGTAACGGCGACAAGTTCCAGCTCTTTGGAGGTGGTCGGAAACGCCGTTAACGGAAGCGCAACAGACGCACACACGGAATATTTGTCTCGAGGGGAACAGACTGACGCGAACATGCCTGCTTTTTCATGTTATGAGGCCACCTCGATGAGGCCGGTTTTCTACACTTCTACCGCGGAGATTATCATCACGCGACCGGATGGTGTGGAGAGATCCGTGCCCGTTCACATCGTGAAAGAGCCGCGCACAAACCGTAGACATCTGGAGACGCGCTACAACCGAGTTTCTTACGCAGTCAACGGAGATGATCATAAACACTCTGATTCTGTCTTAGATTTAGATTCCGATTCCAGAAGAGACGTTTTAGGGGATGACCAAGATGAGATAAGTGACAAAGATTCAATTCACTACGATGGTTTTTTTGGTAATGACAGATACAGAGTTTGTGATAGGAGACTCGAGCCGTGTTTGCAAAGTGATGCCACACCCTCCAGAACTCTAGGAACTGTACAAAACCCCTCATCGGATTCATATGAAGGTCTTAAAGACCCAGAAAGACAGGAAAGTGTTGAAGATGATAATCCAGTCTTCGAGCTGCACATCCTTCAGGAGCCCACTGCGACACCCAACAAAAGCAACGTTGATAACAAGGTTACCCGTTACTTGGCCGAAGTGGAGAAACAGAACAAATACCTCCACGAAAGGCAGAAATACCGCTTCCACATCATCCCAGATGGGAACTGCCTGTACCGGGCTGTTTCCAAGGCGGCTTATGGAGACCAGTCGATGCACAAGGAGCTGAGAGAGCAAACCATGCACCACATCGCCGACCACCTGGAGGAGTTCAACCCCATAATCGAAGGCGACGTCGGGGAGTTTCTGATCAATGCGGCGCAGGACGGCGCATGGGCTGGCTATCCGGAGCTGTTGGCCATGAGTCAGATGCTGAATGTGAATATCTACTTGACCACTGGGGGTAGTGTAGAAAGCCCAACAGTATCCACCATGGTGCACTACCTGGGTGAAGAGGACTTGTCTAAACCGGCTGTATGGTTGAGCTGGCTCAGTAACGGTCATTATGACGTGCTGCTGGACAGCATCCAGCCAAACCCGGAGTATGATGACTGGTGCCGTCACACCCAGGTACAGCGCAAAAGGGACGAGGAGCTGGCCAAGTCCATGGCAGCGTCGCTTTCCAAAATGTACATTGAGCAGAACGGCCTGCACTGA